A genomic region of Streptomyces sp. NBC_00247 contains the following coding sequences:
- a CDS encoding YebC/PmpR family DNA-binding transcriptional regulator, with protein sequence MSGHSKWATTKHKKAVVDAKRGKLFAKLIKNIEVAARSGGVDPDGNPTLVDAIQKAKKSSVPNKNIDSAVKRGGGLEAGGADYETIMYEGYGPNGVAVLIECLTDNRNRAASDVRVAMTRNGGSMADPGSVSYLFNRKGVINLPKGELTEDDVLGAVLDAGAEEVNDLGDTFEVVSEATDMVAVRTALQEAGIDYDSADANFLPTMQVELDEEGARKIFKLIDALEDSDDVQNVFANFDVSDEVMEKLDAA encoded by the coding sequence ATGTCCGGCCACTCTAAATGGGCTACGACGAAGCACAAGAAGGCCGTGGTTGACGCCAAGCGCGGCAAGCTCTTCGCGAAGCTGATCAAGAACATCGAGGTCGCGGCCCGCTCCGGCGGCGTGGACCCCGACGGCAACCCGACGCTCGTCGACGCCATCCAGAAGGCGAAGAAGAGCTCCGTCCCGAACAAGAACATCGACTCCGCGGTCAAGCGCGGCGGCGGTCTCGAAGCGGGCGGCGCCGACTACGAGACGATCATGTACGAGGGCTACGGCCCCAACGGTGTCGCGGTGCTCATCGAGTGCCTCACCGACAACCGCAACCGCGCCGCCTCCGACGTGCGCGTGGCGATGACCCGCAACGGCGGCTCGATGGCCGACCCGGGCTCCGTCTCGTACCTGTTCAACCGCAAGGGCGTCATCAACCTGCCCAAGGGCGAGCTGACCGAGGACGACGTGCTGGGCGCCGTGCTCGACGCGGGCGCCGAGGAGGTCAACGACCTCGGCGACACCTTCGAGGTCGTCAGCGAGGCCACCGACATGGTCGCGGTCCGCACCGCGCTCCAGGAGGCGGGCATCGACTACGACTCCGCCGACGCCAACTTCCTGCCCACCATGCAGGTCGAGCTCGACGAAGAGGGCGCACGCAAGATCTTCAAGCTCATCGACGCGCTGGAGGACAGCGACGACGTGCAGAACGTCTTCGCCAACTTCGACGTCTCGGACGAGGTCATGGAGAAGCTCGACGCCGCCTGA
- a CDS encoding adenine phosphoribosyltransferase, giving the protein MTSTESVRELLLSRIRDVPDYPKPGVLFKDITPLLADPVAFSALTDVLAELCVEHGATRVVGLEARGFILAAPVAVRAGLGFIPVRKAGKLPGATLRQAYDLEYGTAEIEVHAEDITADDRIMVIDDVLATGGTAEASLELIRRAGAKVAGVAVLMELGFLDGRGRLEPALQGAPLEALITV; this is encoded by the coding sequence ATGACCAGCACCGAATCCGTCCGGGAGCTGCTGCTCAGCCGCATCCGCGACGTACCCGACTACCCCAAGCCGGGTGTCCTCTTCAAAGACATCACCCCGCTCCTTGCGGACCCGGTCGCCTTCTCGGCGCTGACCGACGTCCTCGCGGAGCTGTGCGTCGAGCACGGTGCCACCCGGGTCGTCGGACTGGAGGCGCGCGGCTTCATCCTCGCCGCGCCCGTCGCCGTCCGGGCCGGACTGGGCTTCATCCCCGTGCGCAAGGCCGGAAAGCTGCCCGGAGCGACGCTCCGCCAGGCCTACGACCTCGAGTACGGCACCGCCGAGATCGAGGTGCACGCCGAGGACATCACCGCCGACGACCGGATCATGGTCATCGACGACGTCCTCGCCACCGGCGGCACCGCCGAAGCCTCGCTGGAACTCATCCGGCGGGCCGGCGCCAAGGTCGCGGGCGTCGCGGTCCTCATGGAGCTCGGCTTCCTCGACGGCCGCGGCCGTCTGGAGCCCGCCCTCCAAGGGGCCCCGCTGGAGGCACTGATCACCGTCTGA
- the secD gene encoding protein translocase subunit SecD, with protein MAAPKKGRGPAGGGQGKPGRSLALILIVMVALAGGMFLSGHTTPRLGIDLAGGTSITLQAKSQPGKPDAINETNMNTAVNIIERRVNGLGVSEAEVQTQGSSNIIVNIPKGTNSEQAREQVGTTAQLYFRPVLTVEASGSDATPSATATPSGSASATPSASASASAKATDGETATDGDKADSSATPSASATTQGRAVTSALTKDDPTPSATASATGDTAATDDAAAADASPSASVDPATAKLQAEFAALDCSDPKQRAEAGQDAKATDTIVACGSNTPGSYEKYVLGPAEVSGSDVDNAQGAIDQSTGEWIVTMEFNSKGAKKFNKITSTLAQQTSPMNQFAIVLDGEVVSAPSVASALSANAQISGNFTQQSAQDLGNILSYGALPLTFKEASVTTVTAALGGEQLQAGLIAGAIGLALVVIYLVAYYRGLASIALLSLLASGVLTYTIMALLGPAIGFALNLPAVCGAIVAIGITADSFIVYFERVRDEIREGRTLRPAIERAWPRARRTILVSDFVSFLAAAVLFVVTVGKVQGFAFTLGLTTVLDVVVVFFFTKPVMTLMGRTKFFSSGHPWSGLDPKRLGAKPPLRRSRRVNSSTDPKEA; from the coding sequence GTGGCAGCACCGAAGAAGGGCCGAGGGCCGGCCGGTGGCGGTCAGGGGAAGCCGGGGCGTTCCCTGGCTCTCATCCTGATCGTCATGGTCGCGCTCGCTGGCGGGATGTTCCTGTCCGGCCACACCACTCCGAGACTGGGCATCGACCTGGCCGGTGGTACGTCGATCACGCTCCAGGCCAAGAGCCAGCCCGGCAAGCCGGACGCGATCAACGAGACCAACATGAACACGGCGGTCAACATCATCGAGCGCCGTGTCAACGGTCTCGGTGTGTCCGAGGCCGAGGTTCAGACCCAGGGCTCCAGCAACATCATCGTGAACATCCCGAAGGGGACCAACTCCGAGCAGGCCCGTGAGCAGGTCGGTACGACCGCCCAGCTCTACTTCCGGCCCGTTCTGACCGTCGAGGCCAGTGGCTCCGACGCCACCCCTTCGGCCACCGCCACTCCCTCCGGCAGCGCCTCGGCGACCCCCTCCGCGTCGGCTTCCGCCTCCGCGAAGGCCACCGACGGCGAGACGGCCACGGACGGCGACAAGGCCGACTCCTCGGCCACGCCCTCGGCGAGCGCCACCACCCAGGGCCGCGCCGTCACCTCGGCGCTGACCAAGGACGACCCCACCCCGAGCGCCACGGCCTCCGCGACCGGTGACACCGCCGCCACGGACGACGCCGCCGCGGCCGACGCCTCGCCGAGCGCCTCCGTCGACCCGGCCACCGCCAAGCTCCAGGCCGAGTTCGCCGCGCTCGACTGCTCCGACCCGAAGCAGCGCGCCGAGGCCGGCCAGGACGCCAAGGCCACCGACACCATCGTCGCCTGCGGCTCCAACACCCCGGGCAGCTACGAGAAGTACGTCCTCGGCCCGGCCGAGGTCTCCGGCAGCGACGTGGACAACGCCCAGGGCGCCATCGACCAGTCCACCGGTGAGTGGATCGTGACGATGGAGTTCAACTCCAAGGGCGCGAAGAAGTTCAACAAGATCACGTCGACGCTGGCGCAGCAGACCTCGCCGATGAACCAGTTCGCCATCGTCCTCGACGGCGAAGTGGTCTCCGCGCCCTCGGTCGCCAGCGCGCTGAGCGCCAACGCCCAGATCTCGGGCAACTTCACCCAGCAGTCGGCCCAGGACCTCGGCAACATCCTGTCCTACGGTGCCCTGCCGCTGACCTTCAAGGAGGCGAGCGTCACCACGGTGACCGCCGCCCTCGGTGGAGAGCAGCTCCAGGCCGGCCTGATCGCCGGTGCCATCGGTCTCGCGCTGGTCGTCATCTACCTGGTGGCGTACTACCGCGGCCTGGCGAGCATCGCCCTGCTGAGCCTCCTGGCCTCCGGCGTCCTCACGTACACGATCATGGCCCTGCTCGGCCCGGCCATCGGCTTCGCGCTGAACCTGCCGGCGGTCTGCGGTGCCATCGTGGCCATCGGTATCACCGCCGACTCGTTCATCGTGTACTTCGAACGAGTGAGAGACGAGATCCGCGAGGGCCGCACCCTCCGGCCGGCCATCGAGCGTGCCTGGCCGCGTGCCCGGCGCACCATCCTGGTCTCCGACTTCGTGTCGTTCCTCGCCGCCGCCGTGCTCTTCGTGGTCACCGTCGGCAAGGTCCAGGGCTTCGCGTTCACGCTCGGCCTGACCACCGTGCTCGACGTCGTCGTGGTGTTCTTCTTCACCAAGCCGGTCATGACACTGATGGGCCGGACGAAGTTCTTCTCCAGCGGCCACCCCTGGTCCGGGCTGGACCCGAAGCGGCTCGGCGCCAAGCCGCCGCTGCGCCGCTCGCGCCGCGTCAACTCCTCCACCGACCCGAAGGAGGCGTGA
- the ruvC gene encoding crossover junction endodeoxyribonuclease RuvC — translation MRVLGVDPGLTRCGVGVVEGVAGRPLTMIGVGVVRTPPEAELGDRLVAIERGIEQWLDEHRPGFVAVERVFSQHNVRTVMGTAQASAVAMLCAARRGIPVALHTPSEVKAAVTGSGRADKAQVGAMVTRLLRLDAPPKPADAADALALAICHIWRAPAQNRLQQAVAAHRTLKGRTA, via the coding sequence GTGCGCGTACTCGGCGTGGACCCGGGGCTGACCCGGTGCGGTGTCGGCGTCGTCGAGGGCGTCGCGGGCCGCCCGCTGACCATGATCGGGGTCGGTGTGGTGCGTACCCCGCCCGAGGCCGAGCTCGGCGACCGCCTGGTCGCCATCGAGCGCGGCATCGAGCAGTGGCTCGACGAACACCGTCCCGGATTCGTCGCCGTGGAGCGCGTGTTCAGCCAGCACAACGTCCGTACGGTCATGGGCACCGCCCAGGCCAGCGCGGTCGCCATGCTCTGCGCCGCCCGACGTGGCATCCCGGTCGCCCTGCACACTCCCAGCGAGGTGAAGGCGGCCGTGACCGGATCGGGGCGCGCCGACAAGGCGCAGGTCGGTGCCATGGTCACCCGGCTGCTCCGGCTCGACGCCCCGCCCAAGCCCGCCGACGCCGCCGACGCCCTCGCGCTCGCGATCTGCCACATCTGGCGGGCCCCCGCGCAGAACCGGCTCCAGCAGGCCGTCGCCGCCCATCGCACGCTGAAAGGCCGCACCGCATGA
- the secF gene encoding protein translocase subunit SecF: protein MSRLGNIGARLYRGELGYDFIGKRKIWYGVSILITITAILGLAVGGLNMGIEFKGGAVFTTDTKAKISTSQAQEAAVAASGHEAIVQELGNGGLRIQITEVDTAKADGIKTQLSKDLGVPASKINADLVGPSWGEQIANKAWTGLGIFMVLVVVYLAIAFEWRMAVAALVALIHDITITVGVYALVGFEVTPGTVIGLLTILGYSLYDTVVVFDSLKEGQKGITKQTRYTYSEIANKSINGTLVRSINTTVVALLPVAGLLFIGGGVLGAGMLNDISLSLFVGLAAGAYSSIFIATPLVSDLKEREPQMKALTKRILAKRASAAAKGESEEDDEQQDAGYAGAAAGSSVIGQRREPGGSTGRGQGKRR from the coding sequence ATGTCGCGACTCGGCAACATCGGCGCCCGGCTCTACCGAGGCGAGCTCGGCTACGACTTCATCGGTAAGCGCAAGATCTGGTACGGCGTCTCGATCCTGATCACCATCACGGCCATCCTCGGCCTGGCGGTCGGCGGCCTGAACATGGGCATCGAGTTCAAGGGCGGCGCGGTCTTCACGACCGACACCAAGGCCAAGATCTCCACCTCGCAGGCCCAGGAAGCGGCCGTGGCTGCCTCCGGCCACGAGGCGATCGTGCAGGAGCTCGGCAACGGCGGTCTGCGCATCCAGATCACCGAGGTCGACACCGCCAAGGCCGACGGCATCAAGACCCAGCTCTCGAAGGACCTCGGCGTCCCCGCCTCGAAGATCAACGCCGATCTGGTCGGCCCGAGCTGGGGCGAGCAGATCGCCAACAAGGCGTGGACCGGCCTCGGGATCTTCATGGTCCTCGTGGTGGTCTACCTGGCCATCGCCTTCGAGTGGCGGATGGCCGTCGCCGCCCTCGTGGCGCTGATCCACGACATCACCATCACGGTCGGTGTCTACGCCCTGGTCGGCTTCGAGGTCACCCCGGGCACCGTGATCGGTCTGCTCACCATCCTCGGTTACTCCCTCTACGACACGGTCGTCGTCTTCGACTCCCTCAAGGAGGGCCAGAAGGGGATCACCAAGCAGACCCGGTACACGTACAGCGAGATCGCCAACAAGTCGATCAACGGCACGCTGGTGCGTTCCATCAACACCACCGTGGTCGCGCTCCTCCCCGTCGCCGGTCTGCTCTTCATCGGTGGCGGCGTCCTCGGCGCCGGCATGCTGAACGACATCTCGCTGTCGCTCTTCGTCGGCCTCGCGGCCGGTGCGTACTCCTCGATCTTCATCGCCACGCCGCTCGTCTCCGATCTCAAGGAGCGCGAGCCGCAGATGAAGGCCCTCACCAAGCGGATTCTCGCCAAGCGCGCCTCGGCCGCGGCCAAGGGCGAGTCCGAGGAGGACGACGAGCAGCAGGACGCCGGGTACGCGGGCGCCGCAGCCGGCTCCTCGGTGATCGGCCAGCGTCGCGAGCCCGGTGGCAGCACCGGTCGCGGTCAGGGGAAGCGTCGATGA
- the ruvB gene encoding Holliday junction branch migration DNA helicase RuvB: protein MNWDETGPDTDERAADAAAAYDDRLVTGDADGEDTAVEAALRPKDLDEFVGQEKVREQLDLVLKAARARGATADHVLLSGAPGLGKTTLSMIIAAEMNAPIRITSGPAIQHAGDLAAILSSLQEGEVLFLDEIHRMSRPAEEMLYMAMEDFRVDVIVGKGPGATAIPLELPPFTLVGATTRAGLLPPPLRDRFGFTGHMEFYAPAELERVVHRSAGLLDVAIDTAGAAEIAGRSRGTPRIANRLLRRVRDYAQVKADGVIDREIAAAALKVYEVDARGLDRLDRAVLGALLKLFGGGPVGLSTLAVAVGEERETVEEVAEPFLVREGLLARTPRGRVATPAAWAHLGLVPPQHGVKGQAGLFGA from the coding sequence ATGAACTGGGACGAGACCGGACCCGACACCGACGAGCGGGCTGCCGACGCGGCGGCGGCGTACGACGACCGGCTGGTCACCGGCGACGCGGACGGCGAGGACACCGCGGTCGAAGCCGCGCTGCGGCCCAAGGACCTCGACGAGTTCGTGGGCCAGGAGAAGGTCCGCGAACAGCTCGACCTCGTCCTCAAGGCCGCACGCGCCCGGGGCGCCACCGCCGACCACGTGCTTCTCTCGGGGGCCCCCGGCCTCGGCAAGACCACTCTTTCGATGATCATCGCCGCGGAGATGAACGCGCCCATCCGGATCACCTCCGGGCCCGCCATCCAGCACGCGGGCGACCTCGCCGCGATCCTCTCCTCCCTACAGGAGGGCGAGGTCCTCTTCCTGGACGAGATCCACCGCATGTCCCGGCCCGCCGAGGAGATGCTCTACATGGCGATGGAGGACTTCCGCGTCGACGTCATCGTCGGCAAGGGCCCCGGCGCCACCGCCATCCCCCTGGAGCTCCCGCCCTTCACCCTGGTCGGCGCGACCACCCGGGCCGGCCTGCTGCCACCCCCGCTGAGGGACCGTTTCGGCTTCACCGGCCACATGGAGTTCTACGCCCCCGCCGAGCTGGAGCGTGTCGTCCACCGCTCCGCCGGACTCCTCGACGTGGCCATCGACACGGCGGGCGCCGCCGAGATCGCCGGCCGCTCCCGGGGCACCCCCCGCATCGCCAACCGCCTGCTGCGCCGGGTCCGCGACTACGCCCAGGTCAAGGCGGACGGTGTGATCGACCGGGAGATCGCCGCCGCGGCCCTCAAGGTGTACGAGGTCGACGCCCGCGGGCTCGACCGGCTCGACCGGGCCGTCCTCGGTGCCCTGCTGAAGCTCTTCGGCGGCGGTCCGGTCGGCCTCTCGACCCTCGCCGTCGCGGTGGGGGAGGAGAGGGAGACGGTGGAGGAGGTCGCCGAGCCCTTCCTCGTACGCGAGGGACTGCTCGCGAGGACTCCGCGCGGAAGGGTGGCCACACCGGCCGCCTGGGCCCATCTGGGACTGGTTCCGCCGCAGCACGGCGTAAAGGGACAAGCAGGCCTGTTCGGGGCGTGA
- the pdxS gene encoding pyridoxal 5'-phosphate synthase lyase subunit PdxS — MSTLPSTPQSAVSDGSSATGTARVKRGMAEQLKGGVIMDVVDAEQAKIAEDAGAVAVMALERVPADIRKDGGVARMSDPNMIEEIIGAVSIPVMAKSRIGHFVEAQVLQSLGVDYIDESEVLTPADEVNHSDKFAFTTPFVCGATNLGEALRRIAEGAAMIRSKGEAGTGNVVEAVRHLRQIKHEIARLRGCDNNELYAAAKELRAPYELVKEVAELGKLPVVLFSAGGVATPADAALMRQLGAEGVFVGSGIFKSGDPAKRAAAIVKATTFYDDPKVIADASRNLGEAMVGINCDTLPETERYANRGW, encoded by the coding sequence GTGTCCACGCTTCCCAGCACCCCGCAGTCCGCCGTGTCCGACGGTTCTTCCGCCACCGGCACCGCCCGCGTCAAGCGCGGCATGGCCGAACAGCTCAAGGGCGGCGTGATCATGGACGTCGTCGACGCCGAGCAGGCGAAGATCGCCGAGGACGCGGGCGCGGTGGCCGTGATGGCCCTGGAGCGGGTGCCGGCCGACATCCGCAAGGACGGCGGCGTGGCCCGGATGTCCGACCCCAACATGATCGAGGAGATCATCGGGGCCGTCTCGATCCCCGTCATGGCCAAGTCCCGCATCGGGCACTTCGTGGAGGCCCAGGTCCTGCAGTCCCTCGGCGTCGACTACATCGACGAGTCCGAGGTCCTCACCCCGGCCGACGAGGTCAACCACAGCGACAAGTTCGCCTTCACCACCCCGTTCGTCTGCGGCGCCACCAACCTGGGCGAGGCCCTGCGCCGCATCGCCGAGGGCGCTGCGATGATCCGCTCCAAGGGCGAGGCCGGCACCGGCAACGTCGTGGAGGCCGTCCGCCACCTGCGCCAGATCAAACACGAGATCGCCCGGCTGCGCGGCTGCGACAACAACGAGCTGTACGCCGCCGCCAAGGAGCTGCGCGCCCCGTACGAGCTGGTCAAGGAGGTCGCCGAGCTGGGCAAGCTCCCCGTGGTGCTCTTCTCCGCCGGCGGCGTCGCCACCCCCGCCGACGCCGCGCTCATGCGCCAGCTCGGCGCCGAGGGCGTCTTCGTCGGCTCCGGCATCTTCAAGTCGGGCGACCCGGCCAAGCGTGCCGCCGCCATCGTGAAGGCCACCACCTTCTACGACGACCCGAAGGTCATCGCGGACGCCTCCCGGAACCTCGGCGAGGCCATGGTCGGCATCAACTGCGACACGCTGCCCGAGACCGAGCGCTACGCCAACCGCGGCTGGTAA
- the ruvA gene encoding Holliday junction branch migration protein RuvA, producing the protein MIAFLSGPVAALSPATAVIEVGGIGMAVQCAPRTLADLRVGRQARLATSLVVREDSLTLYGFADDDERQVFELLQTASGVGPRLAQAMLATHSPDALRQAVSTGDEKALMAVSGIGKKGAQKLLLELKDRLGAPLGAHIGRQTPGAAAAPDWREQLQAALIGLGYAAREAEEAVSAVAPQAEAALAEGVRPPVPQLLRAALQTLNRTR; encoded by the coding sequence ATGATCGCCTTCCTCTCCGGCCCGGTGGCCGCCCTCTCCCCGGCCACGGCCGTCATCGAGGTCGGCGGCATCGGCATGGCCGTCCAGTGCGCGCCGCGCACCCTCGCCGATCTCCGGGTCGGCCGGCAGGCCAGACTCGCCACCTCCCTCGTCGTGCGCGAGGACTCCCTCACGCTCTACGGCTTCGCCGACGACGACGAACGCCAGGTCTTCGAGCTGCTCCAGACCGCCAGCGGCGTCGGCCCCCGGCTCGCCCAGGCCATGCTCGCCACCCACAGCCCGGACGCGCTGCGCCAGGCCGTCTCCACCGGAGACGAGAAGGCCCTGATGGCCGTCTCCGGCATCGGCAAGAAGGGCGCCCAGAAACTCCTGCTGGAGCTCAAGGACCGGCTCGGAGCCCCGCTGGGCGCCCACATCGGCCGGCAGACGCCCGGAGCCGCCGCGGCCCCCGACTGGCGCGAGCAGCTCCAGGCAGCGCTGATCGGCCTCGGTTACGCCGCCAGAGAGGCCGAGGAAGCGGTGTCCGCCGTCGCCCCCCAGGCCGAGGCGGCCCTCGCGGAGGGTGTCCGGCCCCCCGTGCCGCAGCTGTTGCGCGCCGCCCTCCAGACCCTCAACCGCACCCGCTGA
- the pdxT gene encoding pyridoxal 5'-phosphate synthase glutaminase subunit PdxT, producing MTDTPVIGVLALQGDVREHLIALASADALARPVRRPEELAGVDGLVIPGGESTTMSKLAVLFGMMEPLRERVRAGMPVYGTCAGMIMLADKILDPRSGQETVGGIDMIVRRNAFGRQNESFEASVTVRGIEEDTEGPVEGVFIRAPWVESVGASVEVLAEHRGHMVAVRQKNALATSFHPELTGDHRVHAFFVEMVRAVL from the coding sequence ATGACCGATACTCCCGTGATCGGGGTACTGGCCCTCCAGGGCGACGTACGCGAACACCTGATCGCCCTGGCCTCGGCGGACGCCCTGGCCAGGCCGGTCCGGCGCCCCGAGGAGCTCGCCGGGGTCGACGGTCTCGTCATCCCCGGCGGCGAATCCACCACCATGTCCAAACTCGCCGTGCTCTTCGGCATGATGGAGCCGCTGCGCGAGCGGGTGCGGGCGGGCATGCCGGTCTACGGCACCTGCGCGGGCATGATCATGCTCGCCGACAAGATCCTGGATCCCCGCTCGGGCCAGGAGACCGTCGGCGGGATCGACATGATCGTGCGCCGCAACGCCTTCGGCCGCCAGAACGAGTCCTTCGAGGCATCCGTCACCGTACGGGGTATCGAGGAAGACACGGAAGGACCGGTGGAAGGCGTATTCATCCGGGCCCCCTGGGTGGAATCGGTGGGCGCCTCGGTGGAAGTTCTCGCCGAACATCGCGGTCATATGGTCGCCGTGCGCCAGAAAAACGCCCTGGCGACCTCTTTCCACCCGGAACTGACCGGCGACCACCGTGTCCACGCCTTCTTCGTCGAGATGGTGCGCGCGGTGCTCTGA
- the yajC gene encoding preprotein translocase subunit YajC, protein MSLQLLLPVILIFGVMFMMTRSQKKKQEAASQMRNEMQPGTGVRTIGGMYATVKEIQEDTVLLEVAPGVHAVYAKNAIGAVLDDAEYNRIVHGDTEEPDSPVVPDDASSLTDGHAAGDEKIDLDKKFTAADADAEETPAKDVEAKDAKNDGDTGAK, encoded by the coding sequence GTGAGTCTCCAACTTCTTCTCCCCGTGATCCTGATCTTCGGCGTCATGTTCATGATGACCCGGTCCCAAAAGAAGAAGCAGGAGGCCGCGTCCCAGATGCGCAACGAGATGCAGCCGGGGACCGGCGTCCGCACGATCGGTGGCATGTACGCCACGGTCAAGGAGATCCAGGAGGACACCGTCCTCCTGGAGGTCGCTCCCGGCGTCCACGCGGTCTACGCGAAGAACGCCATCGGTGCCGTCCTGGACGACGCGGAGTACAACCGCATCGTCCACGGCGACACCGAGGAGCCCGACTCCCCGGTCGTCCCGGACGACGCCTCCTCGCTGACCGACGGCCACGCCGCCGGTGACGAGAAGATCGACCTGGACAAGAAGTTCACGGCAGCAGACGCCGACGCCGAGGAGACCCCGGCGAAGGACGTCGAGGCCAAGGACGCCAAGAACGACGGCGACACCGGCGCGAAGTAG